The Macadamia integrifolia cultivar HAES 741 chromosome 4, SCU_Mint_v3, whole genome shotgun sequence genome contains the following window.
tcggtcggtcggtctcgggctataatcggactatcttaatcgggctttagtcgggccttaaccaggctacggacatgtttaatgttaaacgggctttaaccggtttttaaacgggtcctctttaaaatgtgctattatattccggcccactcatgcaagccaaaaaaaatgacaataaatcaataaatgataccaaatataaccattatttaaaatgtgaacatgtctttactttttagtttttattctttaatttggggggtaaaataggtattttacaatcattaaagggtcgggccaagtcggtgcacaatagacCGGTCTCGATCGGGAGCCCAACAGTCCAAATAGCAAAactgagaccgaccatttataaacaggccGGACTCAAGCCCAacaaatttaataaatggtccgagCCGAGTCGGTCTATAAATGATCGATCTCAATCAATTTaatcgggtcgggccacgaattgacacccctacttgaaGATGACTATAAACGGGAAAAATGGCAAATACCTAGACATGGAGGCGTGGAGTGTAAGGTGGCTTGAGGCTTATCAACGAATAATTGTTCCTTTGCCAGCTAAGCTCTATATGGTCTCGGTCGAGACGGTCCTCACGGAtagtgaaaaaaatatttaaaaatgaaCGTTACCCAATCGCGAGGTTATTGTGAAATGACTTACCTGTGTATTCTTTCATTGTCCAGATTCCTGCGTGGAAGCCACTCGATCAGAAAGTGTTCTGCTCTTCGTCCCAAAAAATAATTAGTTCTCCCTTTTGCCCTTACTGGGTCTCCTTTAAAAGGAGTCCTTTTCCAAATGTAGAATGTCATCATGGGATGCAATAACAGTGTACGGATAGTTTCGCACATATACAGCTCTGGCTGTCGTCTTCTTCGTTTTgtgtttcagtttcagtttctggGTTTCTCGGTCGAATAGAGAGtagaaagacaaaaaataagagttagaagaagaagaagaagaagaaaacctaatTACCAGAGAATTTATCAGATGGGAGATTCGAAGAGGAAACGACGCCGAAAACCGAAGCAACCTGCCGCCGAAACACAGAGGAACAATCCAGGCACTACTTCCTATGCCGCCATGGACGACGTTTTCTCCGTCAGCAACGTCGAAGTCACCGATTCCGATCCTCCCGCCGCAGGCAAGGGACGTGGTGGTCGGGGTCGGAAAGCTGCAAAGCACCCCGACAACACTGAAACCTCTCTCGTCGCTTCTCCTGCCAGGCGGTCTTCTCGTCTCACCGAAAACAACGGCGACTGTGTACTCGCCGTGTCTGTCGCCGGCGACGTCGGTAGGAATTCTTTTGTTGAGCCACCGCCCAGGTGGGAGAATGTTGTCAAGGTTGTTCCATCAATGGATGCGGTCGTTAAGGTGTTTTGTGTTCATACAGAGCCCAATTTTTCCCTTCCCTGGCAGTGGAAACGACAGGTTAGTTCCGGTAGTAGTGGTTTCATTATTGGTGGACGGAGGGTGCTGACGAATGCTCACTCCGTGGAGCATTATACACAGGTTAAGCTCAAGAAACGCGGCTCCGATACCAAATACTTGGCCACTGTGTTAGCAATTGGAACGGAGTGTGATATTGGTAAGAACGATCATTTTGCTCACTTTTCTCACACACGATATGCAGAGCTTTATGGCCAGTGTGAACTTTCTTGTGCTCTAGggtattaggattttaattGGATATTGCACATTATGATTACGATTAATATTATTTTCATGGGCAAACCATTTAGTTTATTGTGTAATCTTTTCTAAACCCTGATTTGATAATTTAGAGTAATTAGATTTTCTTACAGATAATTATCTTATTTCCTTATCACATTTTGATTGAAATGTTTGGAAATGTTAAGCAAACAATATTGTTTTAATGCACAAGCTTGCAAGActcagtttatttatttatttatttattattattattattatttttttagatgtACAATCTTGCAAATCTCTCAGGTTTTTATACTTGTAAATGTTAGATATTTTCCCTAAAAATTTGTTCAATGTTTTTATGACAAAATCACTTAATTTTCTTACTTCTCTTCATTTATGCTTAAATTATAATGGATGATGAACCACGGTACCTTATTTCTATAAAAACAATAAGCAAATGTAGTGTAACAATAAAAAAGGGCCTACCaggtgcatgaggctcccatcACTGCGTGGTcttgggagggtcataatgtatgcagccgtACCCCCACTATGTGGAGAGACTGTTTCCCGACTCGAACCCGCAACCACTAgctcgcaatggagcaaccttaccgttgtgcCGAGGCCCACCCTCAAGCAAATGTAGCTATATAGTATTTACAGTCCATGATTTTTCCTTAACTTCCATTCTAGATCTTTAGATTAGAGAATCAGAGAGGATAAAAGAAGACACGTGGATTGTGAGTCAATGTCTAATTATATATTCAGAATCTTTTATCATTTAAGAAATATCAATGAATCTATCCGAAGATTTTCCAATGATTTTTCATGAGTTCTACCATAGTACAATGTTTTGGATatagttttaaattttaatattctGGAAACATATCTTGTTTTTAAGTGACATTTCTTTCCAGACTTCCAAACTTTTTTAGCACTGACATAGGTTATTGGTTTAATTTATTTATCTGGTACCGCTGCAGCAATGCTGACAGTAAATGATGATGAGTTTTGGGAAGGCATTACACCTCTGGAATTTGGGTCCTTGCCTGCACTCCAAGATGCTGTCACTGTTGTGGGCTACCCAataggaggagacacaatttcCGTGACAAGTGGTGTGGTGTCACGCATGGAAATCTTGTCATATGTTCATGGGTCCACTGAGCTTTTGGGATTGCAGGTTGCATTAACGGCTTTATACTTCCTCATTTTTAGTTGTGTCCTGAATTGCCTCATTTGTGAGTCGTTTTTTAACAGATAGATGCTGCCATAAACTCAGGAAATTCTGGTGGGCCTGCTTTCAATGACAAGGGCAAATGTGTGGGTATTGCATTTCAGTCCCTTAAACATGAAGATGTGGAGAATATAGGTTATGTCATACCAACCCCTGTCATTATGCACTTCATTCAGGACTATGAGAGGAATGGAGAATATACAGGTATGCTGAGGCATCATTCTGGTTGCTTTTCCTAATTTGATTTCTTTAATTGCTCTTATATACATCAAAATTTACTTCCGTGTTTGTATATGTTACCTTATAATTTTAATACCAACCTTAGTGGGAAGGAATTAACTGTTCCTTATGTTGGACCAATGAGAACCctattcctttcttttatgAACTCTCAATAC
Protein-coding sequences here:
- the LOC122076865 gene encoding protease Do-like 9 isoform X3; this encodes MGDSKRKRRRKPKQPAAETQRNNPGTTSYAAMDDVFSVSNVEVTDSDPPAAGKGRGGRGRKAAKHPDNTETSLVASPARRSSRLTENNGDCVLAVSVAGDVGRNSFVEPPPRWENVVKVVPSMDAVVKVFCVHTEPNFSLPWQWKRQVSSGSSGFIIGGRRVLTNAHSVEHYTQVKLKKRGSDTKYLATVLAIGTECDIAMLTVNDDEFWEGITPLEFGSLPALQDAVTVVGYPIGGDTISVTSGVVSRMEILSYVHGSTELLGLQIDAAINSGNSGGPAFNDKGKCVGIAFQSLKHEDVENIGYVIPTPVIMHFIQDYERNGEYTGFPILGVEWEKMENPDLRMAMGMKPDQKGVRIKRIEPTAPESQVLKPSDILLSFDGINIANDGTVAFRHGERIGFSYLVSQKYTGENAVVKVLRNSTEKKKRKKVLRNSEILEFSIKLATHKRLVQLHTKGKPPSYYIIAGFVFTTVSVPYLRSEYGKDYEYDAPVKLLDKLLHAMAQSEDEQLVVVSQVLVADINIGYEDIVNTQVIAFNGQPVKNLKSLVSMVENCEDEFLKFDLEYQQSYP
- the LOC122076865 gene encoding protease Do-like 9 isoform X1, coding for MGDSKRKRRRKPKQPAAETQRNNPGTTSYAAMDDVFSVSNVEVTDSDPPAAGKGRGGRGRKAAKHPDNTETSLVASPARRSSRLTENNGDCVLAVSVAGDVGRNSFVEPPPRWENVVKVVPSMDAVVKVFCVHTEPNFSLPWQWKRQVSSGSSGFIIGGRRVLTNAHSVEHYTQVKLKKRGSDTKYLATVLAIGTECDIAMLTVNDDEFWEGITPLEFGSLPALQDAVTVVGYPIGGDTISVTSGVVSRMEILSYVHGSTELLGLQIDAAINSGNSGGPAFNDKGKCVGIAFQSLKHEDVENIGYVIPTPVIMHFIQDYERNGEYTGFPILGVEWEKMENPDLRMAMGMKPDQKGVRIKRIEPTAPESQVLKPSDILLSFDGINIANDGTVAFRHGERIGFSYLVSQKYTGENAVVKVLRNSTEKKKRKKVLRNSEILEFSIKLATHKRLVQLHTKGKPPSYYIIAGFVFTTVSVPYLRSEYGKDYEYDAPVKLLDKLLHAMAQSEDEQLVVVSQVLVADINIGYEDIVNTQVIAFNGQPVKNLKSLVSMVENCEDEFLKFDLEYQQIVVLQTRTAKAATLDILTVHSIPSPMSDDLKT
- the LOC122076865 gene encoding protease Do-like 9 isoform X2, encoding MGDSKRKRRRKPKQPAAETQRNNPGTTSYAAMDDVFSVSNVEVTDSDPPAAGKGRGGRGRKAAKHPDNTETSLVASPARRSSRLTENNGDCVLAVSVAGDVGRNSFVEPPPRWENVVKVVPSMDAVVKVFCVHTEPNFSLPWQWKRQVKLKKRGSDTKYLATVLAIGTECDIAMLTVNDDEFWEGITPLEFGSLPALQDAVTVVGYPIGGDTISVTSGVVSRMEILSYVHGSTELLGLQIDAAINSGNSGGPAFNDKGKCVGIAFQSLKHEDVENIGYVIPTPVIMHFIQDYERNGEYTGFPILGVEWEKMENPDLRMAMGMKPDQKGVRIKRIEPTAPESQVLKPSDILLSFDGINIANDGTVAFRHGERIGFSYLVSQKYTGENAVVKVLRNSTEKKKRKKVLRNSEILEFSIKLATHKRLVQLHTKGKPPSYYIIAGFVFTTVSVPYLRSEYGKDYEYDAPVKLLDKLLHAMAQSEDEQLVVVSQVLVADINIGYEDIVNTQVIAFNGQPVKNLKSLVSMVENCEDEFLKFDLEYQQIVVLQTRTAKAATLDILTVHSIPSPMSDDLKT